A segment of the Labrus mixtus chromosome 15, fLabMix1.1, whole genome shotgun sequence genome:
tgtacaGGAGCTAGCTGTCGGTGTTGGAGTTCACACCTGTCAGTAAATGGCCTGCACTCTTGAAAAAGTGTTGGGCGATGCCCGGACGCTTCTGGAGAGGCTGAAAGAGCACGACACGGCCGCAGAGGGACTGATAGAGCAGTCCGGGGCCCTGAGCCAGAGAGTGCACAGCATGAAAGAGGTGGGGAATGCCCTTCCTGACAAGGTGAGGATAAAGAGATGATAAGACATTCacttaggtgtgtgtgtgtgtgtgtgtgtgtgtgtgtgtgtgtgtgtgtgtgtgtgtgtgtgtgtgtgtgtgtgtgtgtgtgtgtgtgtaaattcaTCGCAAATGTGATCATTATCCTGGGCCATGTATTGCATATCGTTTCATGAGTTACCCTAGGACTCCCACCTCttaatatttagtttataattatgtgtgtttgagatcaGAGCCACATATTGTTTCTACAcctaattaattatttatttggcTTTCTCCTCCAAGCACATAGAAGACACTTCAGAGATCCAGGAGCTGACCAAATACAAGCCTCATGTCCTTTTAActcaggaaaacacacaaatcaaggAACTGCAGCAGGAGAATAAAGGTACAAACACACTGCTCTGTCTTTGGAATGACTGGTGTTAAACGTCTTTGCTAATGcctgtattcctgcctctgcaGAGCTATGGTTGTCTCTTGAAGAGCACCAGTATGCACTGGAACTGATCATGGGTCGATACCGTAAGCAGATGCTCCAGCTGATGATGGCGAAGAAAGAGCTGGACACTAAACCTGTGCTCACCCTC
Coding sequences within it:
- the sike1 gene encoding suppressor of IKBKE 1, translating into MACTLEKVLGDARTLLERLKEHDTAAEGLIEQSGALSQRVHSMKEVGNALPDKHIEDTSEIQELTKYKPHVLLTQENTQIKELQQENKELWLSLEEHQYALELIMGRYRKQMLQLMMAKKELDTKPVLTLHEDHAKEVQSQLERICEMGQVMRRAVQVDDQHYCSVRERLAQLEIENKELRDLLVISKASVKTAREETNQPTAAQEQKESPEPADDE